From one Lycium barbarum isolate Lr01 chromosome 6, ASM1917538v2, whole genome shotgun sequence genomic stretch:
- the LOC132599197 gene encoding 26S proteasome regulatory subunit S10B homolog B — protein sequence MSTEEDAVRRRTALADYRKKLLQHKELDARVRTVRENLRATKKEYAKTEDDLKSLQSVGQIIGEVLRPLDNERLIVKASSGPRYVVGCRSKVDKEKLTSGTRVVLDMTTLTIMRALPREVDPVVYNMLHEDPGNISYSAVGGLSDQIRELRESIELPLMNPELFLRVGIKPPKGVLLYGPPGTGKTLLARAIASNIDANFLKVVSSAIIDKYIGESARLIREMFNYARDHQPCIIFMDEIDAIGGRRFSEGTSADREIQRTLMELLNQLDGFDQLGKVKMIMATNRPDVLDPALLRPGRLDRKIEIPLPNEQSRMEILKIHASGIAKHGEIDYEAAVKLAEGFNGADMRNVCTEAGMFAIRAERDYVIHEDFMKAVRKLNEAKKLESSAHYSADFGKE from the exons ATGTCGACCGAAGAAGATGCAGTACGACGCCGTACAGCACTCGCCGATTATCGCAAAAAGCTCCTTCAGCACAAAGAACTTGATGCTCGTGTTCGCACTG TGAGAGAGAACTTGCGAGCTACCAAGAAGGAATATGCTAAAACAGAAGATGATTTGAAGTCACTTCAGAGTGTTGGACAGATCATAGGAGAAGTTCTCCGACCTCTAGATAATGAGCGTT TGATAGTAAAAGCTAGCAGCGGCCCGAGGTATGTGGTTGGCTGTCGCAGTAAAGTTGACAAGGAAAAACTGACTTCGGGCACAAGAGTGGTTCTCGATATGACAACACTTACAATCATGCGGGCACTCCCCCGGGAA GTTGATCCAGTTGTATACAACATGCTTCATGAAGATCCTGGCAACATTAGTTACTCTGCCGTGGGTGGACTGTCAGATCAGATCAGGGAGCTGAGAGAATCCATAGAGTTACCTCTAATGAACCCTGAGCTTTTTCTCCGGGTTGGAATTAAGCCTCCAAAG GGTGTTCTTCTCTATGGGCCACCTGGAACTGGCAAGACATTGTTAGCCAGGGCAATCGCTAGCAACATAGATGCCAATTTCTTAAAG GTTGTATCAAGTGCCATTATTGATAAGTACATTGGTGAGAGTGCAAGATTGATCAGGGAAATGTTCAACTATGCTCGTGATCACCAA CCCTGCATCATTTTCATGGATGAGATTGATGCAATTGGTGGACGTCGTTTTAGCGAGGGAACAAGTGCAGACCGTGAAATTCAAAGAACGCTCATGGAGTTGCTTAATCAGTTGGATGGATTTGACCAGCTTGGAAAG GTGAAAATGATTATGGCAACAAACAGACCCGATGTCTTGGACCCAGCTCTTCTTCGCCCTGGTCGGTTAGATAGAAAGATAGAAATACCCTTGCCTAATGAACAATCAAGAATGGAAATCCTCAAGATCCATGCTTCTGGGATTGCCAAACATGGTGAAATTGATTACGAGGCTGCTGTTAAGCTCGCTGAG GGTTTTAATGGAGCTGATATGCGGAATGTTTGCACTGAAGCTGGTATGTTCGCAATACGCGCAGAGCGTGATTATGTCATCCATGAGGATTTCATGAAG GCGGTAAGGAAACTGAACGAAGCAAAGAAACTTGAATCAAGTGCTCACTACAGTGCTGATTTTGGTAAGGAATAA
- the LOC132599198 gene encoding bifunctional phosphatase IMPL2, chloroplastic has protein sequence MLSQSNFLSLNHSSSLPPISINNRKSVSGSLAFSNSDINSFPISHGIKLSLPTMSLHCVVSNEAQIDDLGVELDKFAAVGNKVADAAGEVIRKYFRKSFDILDKQDLSPVTIADQLAEESMVKIIQENFPSHAIYGEERGWRCKEETADYVWVLDPIDGTKSFITGKPVFGTLIALLYKGKPILGIIDQPVLRERWTGLSGRRTTLNGQEISTRSCSSLSKAYLYTTSPHLFEGDAEIAFARVRSKVKVPLYGCDCYAYALLASGFVDLVIESGLKPYDFLSLVPVIEGAGGVITDWTGQQFNWKASAGSPATSFNVVAAGDKQVHQQALDALQWQ, from the exons ATGCTCTCTCAATCTAACTTCCTTTCTCTAAATCACAGCAGCTCTCTACCTCCAATCTCTATTAATAACCGGAAAAGCGTTTCCGGTTCACTTGCCTTTTCAAATTCCGATATCAATTCGTTTCCGATTTCACACGGAATCAAATTATCGTTGCCTACGATGAGTTTGCATTGTGTGGTGTCTAATGAAGCACAAATAGATGATTTAGGAGTTGAGCTTGACAAATTTGCCGCTGTCGGTAATAAAGTTGCTGATGCTGCTGGTGAAGTCATCCGTAAATACTTCCGGAAAAGCTTTGATATTCTCGATAAACAAGATTTGA GTCCAGTGACAATTGCTGATCAATTGGCGGAGGAATCAATGGTGAAGATAATCCAAGAGAATTTCCCTTCCCATGCAAT TTATGGAGAGGAGAGGGGATGGAGGTGTAAAGAGGAAACTGCAGACTATGTTTGGGTTTTAGATCCAATAGATGGGACGAAGAGTTTCATTACAG GGAAACCTGTGTTTGGCACTCTTATTGCTCTGTTGTACAAAGGTAAACCG ATTCTTGGCATTATTGACCAGCCTGTACTGAGAGAGAGGTGGACTGGTTTAAGTGGGCGACGAACTACCTTGAATGGGCAAGAAATCTCCACACGCAGTTGTTCAAGTCTTTCAAAAGCCTACCT GTACACTACTAGCCCACATTTGTTCGAAGGAGACGCTGAGATTGCATTTGCTCGTGTTAGAAGCAAG GTGAAAGTTCCACTGTACGGATGTGATTGCTATGCATATGCCCTGTTGGCTTCTGGATTTGTGGATCTTGTAATAGAGTCTGGTCTTAAG CCATACGACTTCCTCTCACTTGTGCCAGTAATAGAAGGTGCTGGAGGAGTTATAACCGACTGGACAGGACAACAATTTAATTGGAAAGCTTCTGCTGGTTCACCAGCCACAA GTTTCAATGTAGTGGCAGCAGGTGATAAACAAGTTCACCAACAAGCTTTGGATGCATTGCAGTGGCAGTAG